Proteins found in one Malassezia vespertilionis chromosome 5, complete sequence genomic segment:
- the SMT3 gene encoding SUMO protein smt3 (COG:O; EggNog:ENOG503P5B7), whose product MSEETPVPKPESAAEQLNIKVKDAEGNEVFFKVKRTTKLSKLKRAYADRMGKPENSVRFIFDGQRIGDEDTAESVRIQTH is encoded by the coding sequence ATGTCGGAGGAGACGCCTGTGCCAAAGCCCGAGAGCGCTGCGGAGCAACTCAACATCAAGGTGAAAGATGCCGAGGGAAACGAAGTGTTTTTCAAAGTCAAGCGAACGACAAAGCTTTCCAAGCTGAAGCGCGCATACGCAGACCGTATGGGCAAGCCCGAGAACAGTGTGCGATTTATTTTTGATGGCCAGCGCATTGGGGACGAGGATACGGCAGAATCGGTGCGTATACAGACACACTAA
- a CDS encoding uncharacterized protein (TransMembrane:2 (i12-33o53-71i); EggNog:ENOG503PKZV), with translation MQAQAQVRASAGLPALPVETLVYIIGFLAVPATDGDESAICCLLRLSAVSKRVRVAALSALYSVIILPRYVRDFRKWYMRMRAAHPPFPCIGYVKAAFFGCSDITKLTTVSAGWEAEMLRFLFYCGSTITHLSLWETESRALLRDAAQVPGANTAATQPIWAIGEQMLLHSTEASCTDAKKMDTEDMPGWLRAELLASGAKQVAKAHPAHFPLEPRSNAGDRWHTRPKPRPCTPVFLSIVLSYPFFANENPIAFANMVIWSRVEELDVYAPFEMHKSLHLLSQLGNTHIRRLRISSQHATIAIETMSDVPKEDKWGNALPPLRWKNACAVLAFLLTSSELLQAFLNEFLGRHISDPILLEAACLHLLTDGSHLPSGAVGAALETETKKMRDALAMRFKVTQRNQAIWGKLRHRAWDFRERAQFRRQGAWDALLN, from the exons AtgcaggcacaggcgcaaGTCCGAGCGTCGGCCGGGCTCCCTGCCCTCCCTGTGGAAACCTTGGTGTATATTATAGGCTTTCTGGCTGTGCCTGCAACGGATGGCGACGAGAGCGCAATTTGCTGCCTGCTGCGGCTGTCCGCGGTCTCGAAACGCGTGCGTGTGGCTGCACTCTCAGCGCTATACTCTGTCATTATCCTCCCGCGTTATGTGCGCGATTTTCGGAAATGGTACATGCgaatgcgcgcagcacatccGCCATTCCCCTGTATTGGCTATGTCAAGGCAGCGTTTTTTGGTTGCAGCGAC ATTACCAAATTGACGACGGTTTCTGCTGGCTGGGAAGCAGaaatgctgcgcttttTATTTTATTGTGGCTCTACCATTACGCACTTATCACTTTGGGAGACAgaatcgcgcgcattgctccGCGATGCAGCACAAGTGCCGGGGGCAAACACAGCCGCGACACAGCCCATCTGGGCGATTGGCGAGCAAATGCTGCTGCACAGTACAGAGGCGTCTTGCACGGATGCGAAGAAGATGGACACGGAAGATATGCCGGGCTGGCTTCGTGCGGAGCTTCtagcgagcggcgcaaaacaAGTTGCCAAAGCACATCCAGCCCATTTCCCCTTGGAGCCGCGGTCTAATGCAGGGGACAGGTGGCATACGAGGCCCAAGCCGCGACCATGTACTCCGGTTTTTCTAAGCATTGTATTGAGCTACCCATTCTTTGCTAACGAAAACCCTATTGCATTTGCAAATATGGTCATTTGGTCGCGTGTTGAGGAGCTGGACGTGTACGCGCCGTTCGAGATGCACAAATCTCTACATCTGCTGTCACAATTGGGAAACACCCACATACGGCGCCTTCGCATCTCCTCGCAGCACGCTACGATTGCTATCGAGACCATGTCGGACGTGCCAAAAGAGGATAAGTGGGGTAATGCGTTGCCTCCACTTAGGTGGAAGAATGCATGTGCAGTGCTAGCATTTCTCCTTACCTCCTCGGAGCTTTTGCAGGCATTTTTGAACGAGTTTTTGGGTCGTCACATTAGCGATCCTATTTTGTTGGAGGCGGCATGTCTGCATCTTCTTACAGATGGCTCGCACCTCCCATCCGGTGCTGTGGGGGCCGCCTTGGAAACAGAGACAAAAAAaatgcgcgatgcactTGCAATGCGCTTTAAAGTGACGCAGCGCAATCAAGCAATATGGGGAAAATTGCGGCACCGAGCGTGGGATTTTCGTGAGCGTGCACAATTTCGTCGTCAAGGCGCATGGGATGCCTTGTTAAATTGA
- a CDS encoding uncharacterized protein (EggNog:ENOG503P0PJ; COG:S): MSKSASPPVGEDALLYGHSSPAMAWIAAQAGQSPDLGRANSTRPRVVSSAAANGERPLPRLPNGASRDNIAAMQLASRASNAVQDGQAAKPVSDTERAQVLRSTPAARTARAPKMQYNAWPSRAGQHGAAVSVYGYAGYAWEHPMSVEEVATVAARVIAQIRTHGVDSPLLLSSMAPDLSATGTTTLIHALLATYSTDKEMDPAASRAFEDALQFANVYELVALLKWVLARIGCVVAERPMRPTGVPAPPLTDLVMVQERGFLPWKPYLAWRKQEKEQGFPTSAYMAFASSLEPSLARLLDMLLDFFAMVAARSSHNGTPPSVIGRIFGVLLFGLPEDAEFEATYTAYICASNAAEHLILAFMRYHASMASTEAQLPRRLLKHIRNYPQMLPAELSQSSANVHTVSVVPISRFTREYARDLLLESTRRPSPALLSVLGARSAAPLEITQRMRKLLNVDRALGRQAFGDEDASVSMEGDQTRMEKVRSMYWTNFDLQDLVPDPDDSRMDWVAQYDDAILGEAQRDPQVVAKQTGVLRRNDPHVFNNKPLAFPYDTEPVVSQAFEMDDIFPEVWADYLVGNGWSNRDEVVHRNASFAVLQLRVRPANSPGLQMHDALDDAGTWFVFQEHVPRAYRKALDTHGRTVRHSLPMLRKLNRFRMVRAGLAPPSTVCVVNRAAQEAAPTDVQNTFASQPARPSAPLDDASENKRTLRSVLTAPLDAIRSGGQAKEAPARSSWTPLFQPLPKSDVLENDARDQTPQPAPESDWLNKPKAMDTRETASPLKMVPAPVNVRTPEIVPLQGHGTVSASRAEAGSVKDVDYFARDIVTMRSPAEAAEMQGGPRASTEKIVRVNPTTAPGLGGTGEAPAKAILDDAPALPARPAAPLDHARADLVMTSKDVSHVPATASVPVRSVPPSNAKRLSTATNDEFEDAMDTFEDAHTELSDEPAMARDAAPSSALRAVPSVQSHRRQLGIRPSLSKAAIPGLAPVAVAPSRAGPVKAPAEQVPVPWSVQPNGHPIPVQVSHTQRVEAARTARARASKAAAPAEFVHAAQPPPRSEPRMDRLPSSQPIATEHVEVPTQTPKRLGHPTNPFLARSERTPVVAVERSPVAAQRTNVAPFATPARPSPHVPTIQPVPQGTPVPSPEMPVQPAWHPVQSSDQLQHPEWIAEQQAERDAMMSHARSSTEHGMRPIAAQSVKHSPSEASQAELRAGQGILGGIRSRGSSWILKGKKSLRALGSPHISPNMVGIFDSVPDAPGEMQVSERSVPQEHAPYTASPPAHPRQSLGEAPASVRPQVGVRERRAVPSLKDVEGRSRNALSEMETEREQPQHAQVNSATPESASVENAPSSCATAGLGIQNTECVVPVVASAPLQRDVSASAGTFQETSAPRSKRMTLPGGNTSLGFMGAPVKSAAAYAVPTNAPTAPVPVPVSAPTRTDVQPSKAHASIPAIARPVDGAAPSLGGFRPVVFGSAAPTWKLPWERQSTSDSTRAGAPTRPARQTATILEESESNISTDAHAGEPPREANVVAWIDQPPSPATAAARARLPQPDPAFALSPATIAATKFTTEQRSPASVAAARFVPDQATETVAAPRLQKPLAAPISPRIMHTFTSPKLRPAESDPSSSPEEDAETSGELLSAKPVVSLHADQFASPETPPMPLKHMLADELADDEAEDMFYRAGLSLQNVSVSMDAPAEKNVQPLAFNGEQPITGYVTDAAHQRQASIPRDRSFRQGLSVLAGIPRQEAVADSGMDAPTLDTPFAPPAFEAPVSLPAATQAPTSSTPVQDAAPRMADPVEPIATEPPFSAPFATAPYPDDDGYDSDEAFFRRPVFRSTGNRTVSTVTVIDKDGKLRGPTTPQMHSSALGTPEQLISSRHSMLSNTSMERAEDKQGDYATHVPGGF, translated from the coding sequence ATGTCGAAGTCTGCATCCCCGCCCGtcggcgaggatgcgctctTGTATGGGCATAGCTCGCCTGCAATGGCATGGATAGCTGCACAGGCGGGCCAAAGCCCCGATCTTGGTCGTGCGAACTCGACGCGGCCCCGCGTTGTATCCAGCGCGGCTGCAAACGGAGAGCGTCcactgccgcgcttgcccaACGGTGCATCGCGTGATAACATTGCTGCTATGCAGCTTGCCTCGAGAGCATCGAATGCAGTGCAAGATGGCCAGGCGGCAAAGCCCGTTTCTGACACTGAGCGGGCGCAGGTACTGCGCAGTAcgcccgctgcgcgcactgcacgcgccCCCAAGATGCAGTACAATGCTTGGCCATCGCGTGCGggccagcacggcgcagcggtcTCCGTTTATGGGTACGCTGGATACGCTTGGGAACACCCGATGAGTGTCGAAGAAGTTGCGACtgtcgctgcgcgtgtgATTGCGCAAATTCGCACCCACGGTGTAGACTCCCCTCTCCTCCTTAGCAGCATGGCGCCCGATCTTTCTGCCACTGGCACTACCACGCTGATTCATGCCTTGCTCGCGACCTACAGCACCGACAAAGAAATGGACcctgctgcatcgcgcgcgtttgaAGACGCTCTGCAGTTTGCAAACGTCTAcgagcttgtcgcgctcctcaAGTGGgtccttgcgcgcattggctGTGTGGTTGCAGAAAGGCCTATGCGCCCCACCGGCGTTCCTGCCCCGCCGCTGACCGACCTTGTCATGGTCCAGGAGCGCGGTTTCCTTCCTTGGAAGCCGTACCTTGCCTGGCGCAAGCAGGAAAAAGAGCAAGGGTTTCCCACCAGTGCGTACATGGCTTTCGCCAGCTCTTTGGAGCCGTCGCTAGCGCGTCTGCTGGACATGCTTTTGGACTTTTTCGCCATGgtcgccgcacgcagcagcCACAATGGCACACCGCCTTCCGTGATTGGGCGCATCTTTGGCGTGCTGTTGTTTGGCCTGCCAGAAGACGCCGAGTTCGAGGCTACCTACACGGCATACATTTGCGCGAGCAATGCCGCCGAGCATTTAATCCTTGCATTTATGCGCTATCACGCCTCGATGGCCAGCACCGAAGCACAGTTGCCGCGCCGTCTCCTGAAACACATCCGCAACTATCCACAAATGCTTCCTGCCGAGCTCAGCCAAAGCAGTGCAAATGTGCACACCGTCTCTGTCGTTCCCATATCGCGCTTCACGCGCGAGTATGCGCGCGACCTCCTCCTCGAGTCCACCCGCCGCCCGAGCCCTGCATTGCTGtcggtgcttggcgcacgcagcgctgcgccgctggaaaTCAcccagcgcatgcgcaagctgctAAATGTAgaccgcgcgctgggccgACAAGCGTTTGGCGACGAAGACGCGAGCGTCTCGATGGAAGGCGACCAGACACGCATGGAGAAGGTGCGGAGCATGTACTGGACCAACTTTGATCTGCAGGATCTTGTGCCAGACCCAGACGATAGTCGCATGGACTGGGTCGCGCAATACGACGATGCCATACtgggcgaggcgcagcgcgatccGCAAGTCGTCGCGAAGCAGACTGGCGTTTTGCGCAGGAACGATCCGCACGTCTTTAACAACAAGCCGCTTGCGTTCCCGTACGACACCGAGCCCGTCGTGTCCCAGGCATTTGAGATGGACGACATCTTTCCGGAAGTATGGGCCGATTACCTGGTCGGCAACGGCTGGAGCAACCGCGACGAGGTAGTGCACCGCAACGCAAGCTTTGCCGTTCTTCAGCTCCGCGTGCGCCCCGCCAACTCGCCCGGATTGCAGATGCACGATGCACTCGACGATGCAGGCACTTGGTTTGTGTTTCAGGagcatgtgccgcgcgcgtacCGCAAAGCGTTGGACACACATGGACGCACCGTACGCCACTCGCTGCCCATGCTACGCAAGCTGAATCGTTTCCGCATGGTCCGCGCTGGCCTCGCGCCCCCCTCGACCGTGTGCGTCGTgaatcgcgcggcgcaagaagcggcgccgacggACGTACAAAACACGTTTGCGTCCCAACCAGCCCGCCCTTCTGCGCCTCTTGACGACGCATCCGAAAACAAGCgaacgctgcgcagcgtcctcACTGCGCCCCTCGATGCGATCCGGAGTGGCGGACAGGCAAAAGAAGCtcctgcgcgcagcagctggacCCCTCTTTTTCAGCCCCTGCCCAAGTCGGACGTGCTTGAaaacgatgcgcgcgaccaAACGCCGCAACCTGCGCCGGAAAGCGACTGGCTTAACAAACCCAAGGCGATGGATACACGCGAGACCGCATCGCCATTGAAAATGGTGCCTGCGCCCGTCAATGTTCGCACACCAGAAATTGTGCCGCTCCAAGGCCACGGCACCGTttcagcgtcgcgcgccgaggcagGCTCGGTAAAGGATGTGGACTATTTTGCCAGAGATATTGTCACCATGCGCTCCCCGGCCGAAGCTGCGGAAATGCAGGgtgggccgcgcgcgagcacCGAAAAAATTGTGCGCGTCAATCCGACGACTGCTCCGGGACTGGGCGGTACAGGGGAGGCACCGGCCAAAGCGATTTTGGACGATGCACCGGCCTTGCCAGCACGCCCTGCTGCTCCGCTCGACCATGCGCGGGCCGATCTGGTGATGACCAGCAAGGATGTTTCGCATGTACCGGCCACAGCGTCTGTTCCTGTGCGCAGTGTTCCTCCGAGCAATGCCAAGCGCTTGTCGACTGCGACAAACGACGAGTTTGAGGATGCGATGGATACGTTTGAGGATGCACACACAGAGCTGTCGGACGAACCtgcgatggcgcgcgatgcagcgccgtccaGTGCTCTTCGGGCTGTGCCGTCTGTGCAGAGCCACAGGCGGCAGCTGGGTATCCGACCGAGTTTGAGCAAGGCGGCGATTCCAGGGCTTGCGCCTGTTGCCGTTGCGCCGAGCCGTGCAGGGCCTGTAAAGGCGCCGGCGGAGCAAGTGCCCGTGCCGTGGAGTGTGCAGCCGAATGGGCATCCTATCCCAGTGCAGGTCTCGCATAcgcagcgtgtcgaggCGGCACGGACTGCCAGGGCCCGCGCAAGtaaagcggcggcgccggcagAGTTCGTCCATGCTGCTCAACCTCCCCCGCGTAGCGAACCGCGCATGGATCGCCTTCCTTCCAGCCAACCGATTGCGACAGAACATGTCGAAGTGCCCACGCAAAcgcccaagcgcctcggccaCCCAACCAATCCTTTCCTTGCCCGCTCAGAGCGTACGCCAGTGGTAGCGGTCGAGCGCTCGcccgtcgcggcgcagcgaaCGAATGTCGCACCGTTCGCCACGCCGGCAAGACCCAGTCCGCACGTACCAACCATTCAGCCTGTTccgcaaggcacgccggTGCCTTCGCCCGAAATGCCCGTCCAGCCTGCATGGCACCCTGTACAGTCATCCGACCAGCTACAGCACCCCGAGTGGATTGCCGAACAGCAAGCCGAGCGCGATGCCATGATGAGCCACGCGCGTTCTTCGACTGAACATGGTATGCGCCCAATTGCCGCGCAAAGCGTCAAGCACAGTCCAAGTGAAGCGAGCCAAGCCGAACTGCGTGCTGGGCAAGGCATTCTTGGCGGGATCCGATCGCGTGGCTCGAGCTGGATTTTGAAAGGGAAAAAGAGTCTCCGTGCGTTGGGCTCGCCGCACATCTCGCCAAATATGGTCGGTATCTTTGACAGCGTGCCGGATGCGCCTGGCGAGATGCAAGTCTCGGAGCGCAGTGTGCCGCAAGAACATGCGCCGTATACTGCTTCGCCTCCTGCGCATCCGCGACAGAGCCTTGGCGAAGCGCCAGCGTCGGTGCGTCCTCAAGTTggtgtgcgcgagcgcagagCTGTGCCGTCTTTGAAAGATGTTGAAGGGCGGTCTAGAAATGCGCTGTCGGAAATGGAGACTGAACGGGAACAACCTCAACACGCGCAGGTGAATAGTGCCACGCCAGAAAGTGCCTCTGTTGAGAATGCGCCGAGCTCTTGTGCAACCGCAGGCCTTGGCATCCAAAACACCGAGTGCGTTGTGCCGGTCGTTGCTAGCGCACcattgcagcgcgacgtgAGTGCTTCGGCAGGCACATTCCAAGAAACGTCCGCCCCACGCTCCAAACGCATGACTCTGCCAGGCGGCAACACGTCGTTGGGCTTTATGGGCGCGCCGGTgaaaagcgccgctgcgtacgCTGTACCGACAAATGCGCCCACGGCGCCAGTGCCAGTGCCAGTGTCGGCACCTACGCGCACAGACGTCCAACCCTCTAAAGCCCATGCATCCATTCCCGCCATTGCACGTCCTGTCGATggtgccgcgccgtcgcttgGTGGATTCCGTCCTGTGGTGTttggaagcgctgcgcctaCATGGAAGTTGCCGTGGGAGCGCCAGAGCACGAGCGACTCGACGCGTGCTGGCGCTCCGACCAGACCTGCACGACAAACGGCAACGATTCTCGAAGAGTCGGAGTCGAACATCTCAACCGACGCACACGCCGGCGAGCCGCCTCGCGAAGCCAACGTGGTTGCATGGATCGACCAGCCCCCATCCCCCGCGACCGCTgccgcccgcgcgcgccttccACAGCCTGACCCTGCATTTGCGCTTTCTCCTGCCACCATTGCCGCCACCAAGTTTACTACCGAGCAGCGTTCGCCCGCTTCGgttgccgcggcgcgctttgtacCTGACCAAGCCACAGAGACggtcgccgcgccgcgcttaCAGAAACCCCTTGCTGCGCCCATCTCTCCGCGTATTATGCACACCTTCACGTCGCCCAAACTGCGCCCAGCCGAGTCGGACCCGTCGTCATCGCCCGAAGAAGACGCCGAGACGTCCGGCGAGCTGCTGTCAGCCAAGCCGGTGGTGTCACTGCACGCGGATCAATTCGCATCGCCCGAGACCccgcccatgccgctcAAGCACATGCTGGCCGATGAGTTGGCCGACGACGAAGCAGAGGATATGTTTTACCGCGCCGGCCTCTCGCTCCAAAACGTTTCCGTCTCGATGGATGCGCCTGCAGAGAAGAATGTGCAGCCATTGGCATTTAACGGCGAGCAGCCCATTACGGGTTACGTGacggatgcagcgcatcagCGGCAAGCATCCATTCCACGCGATCGGAGCTTCCGCCAAGGCCTCTCTGTCCTGGCAGGCATCCCCAGGCAGGAAGCGGTGGCGGACTCTGGCATGGACGCACCTACATTGGATACGCCTTTTGCCCCCCCCGCGTTTGAAGCGCCAGTGTCCCTCCCTGCGGCTACTCAAGCGCCGACGTCGTCTACGCCTGtgcaggacgcggcgccgcgtaTGGCAGATCCGGTGGAGCCCATCGCCACTGAACCGCCCTTTTCTGCGCCGTTCGCCACGGCGCCGTATCCCGACGATGATGGCTACGACTCTGACGAGGCATTCTTCCGCCGCCCTGTATTCCGCAGCACGGGAAACCGTACAGTGAGCACCGTAACGGTAATTGACAAGGACGGCAAGCTCCGCGGGCCGACCACGCCCCAAATGCATTCCAGTGCGCTGGGTACTCCCGAGCAGCTGATCAGCTCGCGTCACTCTATGCTGTCCAATACAAGCATGGAGAGAGCCGAGGACAAGCAGGGCGACTACGCCACGCACGTCCCTGGTGGTTTTTGA
- the ESF2 gene encoding RNA-binding ATPase activator esf2 (COG:D; COG:K; EggNog:ENOG503NZ3E): MSMRGSTDMRFDTSTWEDAPDAVSDGPEDTPHTLTKEDLETFKKKQEKRGIVYVSRIPPGMTPAKIRHIFSQVGEIGRMYLKPADKNKPGEKRKRGTMHFAEGWIEFLSKRVAKSAAEMLNAQPIGALGGSAHSSRRSQSGSRVANRWKDDIWTMKYLKGFRWPMLMEQMTHERASHAARLRMELSQSAYEQHDYLRKAERARIQRNTEEKRTKRGLPQEATQDAFTFHQRAPVYRDVRDQRTAEKSREVKHTRPQVKTHTMDNVLNKIF, encoded by the coding sequence AtgagcatgcgcggcagcacGGACATGCGCTTTGACACGTCGACATGGGAGGACGCACCGGACGCAGTGTCAGATGGACCTGAGGACACACCGCACACTCTGACCAAGGAAGACCTCGAGACGTTCAAAAAGAAGCAAGAGAAACGTGGGATTGTGTACGTAAGTCGCATTCCCCCAGGCATGACTCCCGCCAAGATCCGGCACATTTTCTCGCAGGTCGGCGAAATTGGAAGAATGTACTTAAAGCCTGCAGATAAAAACAAGCCTGGGGAGAAGCGAAAGCGTGGAACAATGCATTTTGCCGAAGGCTGGATTGAGTTTTTGTCGAAACGTGTAGCGAAGAGCGCTGCAGAGATGCTGAATGCACAGCCCATCGGGGCATTGGGTGGCTCAGCACACTCCTCTCGGCGGTCACAGTCTGGCTCGCGTGTGGCGAATCGATGGAAGGACGATATATGGACCATGAAGTACCTAAAGGGGTTCCGGTGGCCCATGCTGATGGAGCAAATGACGCATGAACGAGCGtcgcatgcggcgcgtcttcgTATGGAGCTATCACAGTCTGCATACGAGCAGCATGATTATTTGCGTAAAGctgagcgcgcgcggattcAGCGGAATACAGAAGAGAAGCGCACCAAACGAGGACTGCCGCAGGAGGCGACGCAGGATGCATTTACCTTTCACCAGCGTGCGCCTGTATACcgcgatgtgcgcgaccAGCGCACAGCTGAAAAGAGCAGAGAAGTAAAACACACGCGTCCCCAAGTCAAGACGCATACCATGGATAATGTATTGAACAAGATATTCTAA
- the TOM70 gene encoding TOM (translocase of outer membrane) complex component (EggNog:ENOG503NUNW; COG:U; TransMembrane:1 (i19-37o)), with the protein MASQGSANRLARWVQDNRLAVAALAAAAVAAGAYYYASPARPRGGAGAGAADEADTGSSIASKKKKGKKSKKSTKSSATGPVLDDADDEALVQLSDAELQRLPAARRESVAQYLKGKGNKAYSNKKFEDALADYTKAIAAQPSAVFYSNRAACYANLGKPEEVIKDCNEALKIDKTYIKALNRRAVAAEQLGEAASESGEEGNKARASLERSLADFTAVAILGQFRDATATASVERVLKKLASGKALLIMRTRTPRLPSATFVTAYLEAFRPEPRPQLTDSNKAGDKMLGLAYDALDARDYYRALDLCGEAIELGCSTNELQAAALNLRGTFMFVIGLAGRAQEDLDKSTELCPDYVQSWVKKASVHTELGDKDQTFRDFDRAIKIDPNNPDIYYHRGQVNFILGDYEAAIADYEKSTSLDDKFIFSHVQNAVANYKLGNVAHSTAIFRRILKAFPNSSESYNYYGELLLDQQRHEDAISNFDKSIALERADAKSTNVLPMINKALVLFQWKQDLNSAEQLCRDALKIDPDCDVAIATLAQLSLQQSKIPEAIEYFRRSADIARTEPELVNAITYEHASRAQLEFIRDYPQQGAALSQMASSLV; encoded by the coding sequence ATGGCTAGTCAAGGATCGGCAAATCGTCTTGCAAGGTGGGTCCAGGATAACCGACTGGCAGTGGCTGCACTGGCTGCTGCGGCAGTAGCTGCCGGTGCATACTACTACGCATCTCCGGCGCGTCCCAGAGGTGGTGCTGGTGCGGGTGCTGCGGACGAAGCCGACACGGGTTCTTCGATCGCATccaagaagaagaagggCAAGAAGAGCAAGAAGAGCACAAAAAGCTCTGCTACTGGCCCAGTTCTAGACGACGCTGATGATGAGGCGTTGGTGCAGCTCAGCGACGCggagctgcagcgtcttccagctgctcgccgcgaaAGTGTTGCTCAGTACCTCAAGGGTAAGGGCAACAAAGCGTATTCAAACAAAAAGTTTGAAGATGCACTCGCTGATTACACTAAGGCGATTGCTGCCCAGCCTTCTGCTGTGTTTTACAGCAACCGTGCTGCATGCTACGCCAACTTGGGCAAGCCGGAAGAAGTGATCAAGGATTGCAACGAGGCACTCAAGATTGACAAGACTTACATCAAGGCGCTCAACAGACGTGCAGTggctgccgagcagcttggcgaAGCCGCGAGTGAGTCTGGCGAGGAGGGTaacaaggcgcgcgccagcttGGAGCGCAGCCTCGCTGACTTTACCGCTGTTGCCATCCTTGGGCAGTTCCGCGACGCAACGGCGACTGCGAgtgtcgagcgcgtgctCAAGAAGCTTGCATCGGGCAAGGCACTTTTGATTATGCGTACACGCACACCGCGTCTTCCTTCTGCGACGTTTGTTACTGCGTACCTCGAGGCATTCCGCCCCGAGCCACGCCCGCAGCTTACTGATTCGAACAAGGCGGGCGATAAAATGTTGGGTCTTGCGTATGATGCTttggatgcgcgcgactACTACCGTGCGCTGGACTTGTGTGGCGAGGCGATTGAGCTTGGTTGCAGCACCAATGAACTGCAGGCTGCGGCTCTCAACTTGCGCGGCACCTTTATGTTTGTCATCGGCCTTGCCGGACGTGCCCAAGAGGATTTGGACAAGAGCACGGAGCTTTGTCCCGACTATGTCCAGAGCTGGGTCAAGAAGGCCAGCGTGCACACGGAGCTTGGTGACAAGGACCAGACTTTCCGTGACTTTGACCGTGCCATTAAGATCGACCCGAACAACCCCGACATTTACTACCATCGCGGCCAGGTCAACTTTATCCTTGGCGACTACGAGGCAGCGATTGCCGACTATGAAAAGTCCACTTCTCTTGACGACAAGTTTATCTTCTCGCATGTGCAGAACGCTGTCGCGAACTACAAGCTGggcaacgtcgcgcacagcacggcCATTTTCCGCCGTATCCTCAAGGCGTTCCCGAACTCGTCCGAATCGTACAACTACTatggcgagctgctgctcgaccagcagcgccacgaGGACGCGATTTCCAATTTTGACAAGAGCATTGCATTGGAGCGTGCCGACGCCAAAAGCACCAACGTGCTGCCCATGATTAACAAGGCGCTTGTCTTGTTCCAATGGAAGCAAGATCTGAacagcgccgagcagctctgccgcgacgcgctcaaGATTGATCCCGATTGTGATGTGGCGATTGCaacgctcgcgcagctgaGTCTCCAGCAGAGCAAAATCCCCGAGGCGATTGAGTACTTCCGTCGCTCTGCCGACATTGCTCGGACAGAGCCGGAGCTGGTCAATGCCATCACATACGAACATGCGTCTCGTGCACAGCTCGAGTTCATTCGCGACTACCCTCAGCAGGGTGCTGCACTAAGCCAAATGGCCAGCTCGCTCGTCTAA